One Brachyspira hampsonii genomic window, AGATAAACTTCTCCGACTATTTTACAATTATAATCAGCGAGTATATCCAAAACTTCATTAACCATTCCTGTGGAAGAATTTTCTAAAGGCAAAACTCCATAATAACATTCTCCGCTTCTTATACTCTCAAGTACATCATCAAAATGTTCCTTCTTTACTAGTTTAGCATTCTCCCCGAAAAATTTTAAAGCAGCTTCATGTCCGTTTCCGCCTTCTCTGCCCTGATATACTACTTTTTCATCGTATTTTATCTTTTTTTTATTATCATCTATTTTATCTCCTGATGAATTATATTCGTCAATTAAATGTTTCTGCAGCTGTTTTGATGTATACATTATATCATTATAAATAGTGGTAATTAATCCTGATAATTCTTTATTTTCAAGTAATTCTATTTTTTTTTCTATTACTTCTTTTTCTCTTTTAGGATCGAATATAGGGGCATCATATTTCTTTTTTGTCTCACCTACTTTCAAACTTATTTTCATTCTTTCATCTATCAAATTTACTATCTGCTTATCTATTCTATCAATTTCTTTTCTTAATTCCTGTAATTCATCATTGAGCATAATTATATCCCTTTTATAAATTTAGATATTTAAGATTATACTAAATAGATCTCAAATTGTAAAGGATTTTATTTTTTATAAGTTATATAAAGCTATAAATTTAATAAAAGCTAGGGCGGGTGCTTTGATATCCATATAAAACAAAAAACAAAATTAAATTTTAATTTCAAAATACATTAATAAATATAATGGGCGGGGAATTAGAAAAAAATTCAAAAGAAAATTTATTTTAATCCCCACCCTTTAAAATTTATAGTTTACTCTGTAATATGTATTTTATTTATATTGATAACTAATCAAGAAAAAGCATGCCCACCCAAGCATTTTTTAAATTTTATGTCTTTTAACTGCACGCGATAAATAGAATTCTAATTTATAGTGAACTATGTAATTGCTGACTAACTTTATTTATGCAGCAAGTTCAACGCGTGGTAAAATTATTTTAAAGCAAAACCTGTCATAATAAAACTATTAAGACAGGTTTTTATTATAATACTGATAATTTTTAATTAACTTTAGTCATCTCTATATTCATTCCGCCTTGATTCATAATACAATTTGAAGCATCTTTAAATGTAAGAGTTATTGTATATCCTTGTATGCTAAACTCATACACTTCATTACCTTTGTCTGTTATCTGATTTTTTTGTATAGTTGTACCTTCAGAATCGTCCATAAGAATTGAACCATCAGCATTTATTGTAAAAGTACCCCCATAAGGTTTACTAGTATCTTTAGGCTGCCAATTTCCTTGATATGTTTCTATACCTTTATTAGGTGTAGGATCTGTAGTCTTATTACTGCATCCAATCATTAAAAAACTTGATAAAATTATGGCAGCAGCAATTGATAAAATTTTTTTAGTCATTTTGAAATCTCCTATTTTTTATTTATAACAATTAAAGATTTTTTATTACCTTTAATAAGTTATCAAATGTTTAAAAGCATTTACCTATATTAAATATATTTGCTCTTTATTCAATATTATTAATCAATAAAGTATGCACCTAAGTATGGTTAGGTATGATTTTTATTTTCGCTTATGATACTGTAAAACTGTTTAGAGAACTTTTTTCTGTCAAAACAATTATTATCATAAGAATTGTACAAACTTAAAAGTATTAATGATAATAACAATATTCTTGCTTCATCAGTATTTAAATTACTCTTTTTATAATCATTTAATATAGTGTTTAAATACTTATCATTAAAAGTGTCTTTAAAATCAGCGTCATTGATATTAAATATTTTTTTCACTTCAGTGCATATAGAACTTACAAGCTTATCTTCTATATGATGTATGTTTTTTACAATATCTTTCATCTTCATAAATAACTCTTTGTTTTTTATTATTTTTGATAAGAAAAGTATTTCAAAAGATTTATTTTCAAAAATAATATTTTCTATCTCTCTTATCTCAAGTCCGTATGATTTTAATTTTACTATCTCCCTTACAATATCAAGATGCTCAATTATGTAGTATCTGCTTTCTGTTCTAACCATTCCTTTTTCTACTCTGTATGCTGGAAGAATTTCTTTATTATCCCATTCTCTTAATAAATTAATGCTCATATTCTTTATATTATTTTCTTCAAGAAGTTTCAAAAACTCTCCTATAGACATTAATCTTTTTTTGCTCCTTAAAATAAATGAATATTTTGGCAGAGTATATTTTTTGCTTTTTATAAAATAGTGCAAATCAGAATGGTTTATATCTCTTTTAGCATTTATATCAATATTATTGTTTTCATCTCTTCTAGCCATTTTACATTTACCTTATTTTTATAAAGTCAAAATTAAAAAGTTATAATCATAGAGCCGTTAGCTGTTTTTTTATTTAATTTATATTGATAACCTAAATATTTATATTTTTGAGCTTGTCTTAAAACAACATATTTCAAAATAGGTTTGTTATTCTCACTATGAAGCCCTCTTCCAAATACCACCTCCATATCAATGCTTAAACTATCTCCAAATACTATTTTTAATATATACAGTATCTTTAATAAATTTATGAAGCAGCTTCTTACTTCTTTTGCTCTTTTTCCATGCAAGTCAATAAATAAGTAAATGTTCATTATACAATCTCCTTAAATATTATTATTAATTTTTTTAATACCTCGCTATCATTAGATATAAACTTTTTTATACTAATTTTAATTGTTTATAATTTTTTACCGCCCCAAACTAATAAATAATTTGAAGCGGCTTACAGAAAAAATTTTATTTATTATTTTTTCTGATTAGGGTTCATCTGTTTACCTCTGTTGCCTTGATTCTTATCATAGGTAATATTGGTTCCATATGTACCTTTATTGGCATTTGAAATGTCAGCATTATGATTGTTTTTTTTGCTCATATTGCTCCTCCTTAAAAATATAATTTTTAGTTAGGCTAAATACTTTTATCTAACCATAGTTATATATTAGTACCTTTATATGTTTTTAGCTATTGACATATTCGTATGGAGGTCAATCAAGAATTTTTTTTTGATTTTTTTTAAATATTTTTTATAGGAATTTCTAATTGTCTGTATATATTATAGAAATTATTGATTTTTTTAATTATATCTTCTGTACTATCAGAGTTTAATTTATATTCTTCTTCCAAAAATGAGTAGAATAATTTATTTAAAGTATCTTCTGAATTATTAATATATTCTTGTCCATTATTATATAATCTTATTTTCTTATTATTTAATTCTATCTCTTTTTTTATTAATTTGTATGCTTTAAACTCTTTTATATTTTCTTCTATATCAGAAAATTTATCTTTAATTTTATTATTAATAAAACCTAATAAACCTATTATTTTTATATCTTTAGCTGAATTGAAATTATTAATAATATTAATGTCATGCAAATATTCAATAACTTTTTCAATTTCATTGACAGTGCTTTTTATTTTTATAATTTCTTTTATTATTGATTGATAGACTTCAAATTCTTTTATATTTTCTTCTATATTTATAAATTTTTCTTCATCTTGAATTAAATAACAAATATAATTTATTAATTCTAAAAGTTTATAACAATCATATTTTTTATATTCTTTATAATCAATAATATTAATAAAGTATAAATTATTAAGCATTCTATTAAACTTATTAATATCATTTTTTATTTTTTTAAATTCTTCTTTATAGCTAATTCCCAAATTAAATATTCTGATATCTGGATTTTTTCTCTCTCTTCTCTTATTTTTATTCTAGTTTTTATATAATCTTTTTCATCTCTATGATATCCTACAATATTGTATGCAATACTCATCAATATAAACTTATAATAATAAATATATATTTCTTTATAATCATATATTGAATAATTTTTAATTATTTTTTCTTCATCTTGATAATAATAAATATTATAGTCAATGATACCATAATCTTTTATATTATATTTTTTTGCTGTTTCATTATTTAAATAAAATTTGTAGAATCTATAAATATTATGATTTCTAAGTGTATTATATTTATAAATGTAAAGCTCTATTATTTTTACATATTCTTCTTCATTTATAATTTTTTTATCAGTAAATAAATAACCTATAAAATATCTTAAATAATAAAAAACGCTGTCATAGTATAAAATGCCTTTTTGTAAATGTTCATCTTCTTCTTTTATATTATAGTTTTTATTATCTCTTATCAGACTAAGTATTGTATTATGCAAATAAAATATAGTATTCTCTAAGTCTTTTATTTGTATATTTTCAAAATTATTAAATATATTTTTTATATCGATTTTTTTTATTTCTTTTTGTCTTTCTTTATCATCACTTATATTTAAAATAATTTCCTTTATATATTTTTCACTTTCAATAGTATATATATTTGATTTTAATATCTTATCAAAATTAAATATCTCTTTTGCTATATCTTCAGTATCATCTAAATAACTTATATTTCTTATAAATACAAAATCCGTACTTTTTATATCTTTGTATATTCTTAATATTTCATCTAATACTATTAAACTTTCTAATGTATAATATCTCGTTTTCTTAGGCTTCTTAGGTTTCTTCTTTTCCTCATCTTCTTCATTTTTCTTATCTTCTTTATTTAATCTATATGAAGGAAGAATTGAAACAGTTTTTTTATTGTTATCAAAATATTCCTGCATTACTTTCTTCAATTTTTCAATCTCTCTCTCTTTGATTATAAGTTCAAAATTGTTGTTTTTTATATCTTTTATAATATCTTTATAATTTCTTTCTTTATTAAAAAATGTGGAATTTTCATATATTAATTTATAAGGGCTTATTATTTTATTAATTATTTCATATATATAAGTGTAACTGAATTGCTCATAAGATTTTAAATTATTATATAATTCTAAAAACACACCTATTTCAAAAAAGCAAATTTTATTTTCATCTAAAAATAAATAAATATCATCTGTATAATTGGTATCTTTTTCTTTATAGATTAAATCTTTTTTTAATTCTATTTCTATATATCTATATTTTTTTTAGATTCAGCTGTCTTACCAGGATTAATTGATACTAATAATACTTTTATATTATCATTTTCTTTTTTTAGAGCATTAATTTTATTTACTATATTTTTTAGAGAATGAAGAATATAATAATCATCATAGCGTTTATTTTTATTACCGCTGTATTGTACATATTTTGAACCTATGTCTGAGCTGTATTTTTCTATTATATATCTTATATCTTTGTTTTTTATATTTAACTTTTCTGCTTTGCAATTTTTATTTGAAGCCATTATAAAACTCTAAAAATATTTGCCTCATTTTACATTATTAATATTATTTTATCAATTAAATAAAATTAATTTGAAAACAAAAAGGAGCTTTTTTAAAGCTCCTTAATAATTTTTATATTAAAATTTTATCATTATTGTTTAATAAAAGTACCTTTATAATAAGTTCCATCCGTTTCATTTCCTTCATTATAGGTTACTTCTACTGTATTAGGTGTTACGGTAGTATTGAAAGTCATATTAAGTGAATATGTTACTTCTTGGGTAGAAGATCCAGAAGTAACTGTCTCTGTATGTTTAGCCATATACATATTTCCAATTTTTAATATCTCAGATGATGCGAAAGTAATGTTTTTCTTTCCAACTACATAATTAAAAGCCATAGAACCATCATTATTTATTGTAATAGTTGAGCTAATTAATTGTGAAGCACTATTATTTGGATCTAGATTCCAAGTTCCAGCATAAGTGCTTTCTATTCCTGTAATTGTTCCTGTAACTTCACCGGCTGCTTCTTTTAATTTTTCACAGCTTAAAGTAAATAAAACTGTAAATAATAAGGATGTGATTAATAATTTTTTTAACATATTTATCTCTATTTGTATTTATAAATTCATATTATTTATAAATTTATTTTTTCTCAATAGCAAAATTAAATTTATTATGTATACTTTTTAGTATAGAAAATTGAAGAATATTCATCTTATGTAAAAGCATTTTATTATAAAAAATAAACCTAAAAATTTTAAATCTTTAGAAGTATTATGGACTCATAAACAAGTATAATAATATTGTCTATATATTGTAAGTCAAATATTATAGTATACATATTAAATAAAATTATCTTCATAATATAATACACATTTATAATGATTGATACAATTCTTTATTCCTACATTGCTTTTATTAAAAAATATAGTAATATTTATGGCTATAGGAGTTTTTAAATATGAAAGATAAAAAAGAAGTTAATACAAATACTAATCATAAAAGTATAAATCATGATGAGGCTAATTTCTCACATGTATATTTTTATAAACTATTATTTGAAGAAAAACCAAAGCTGCCTAATATAGAATTAGTCAAACAGAAAATAAAAAAATTCTATGATGATATAGAAGTCATATCATCAGAAGATGGTATTTACAGCATAGCAATAAATGATTTGAAAGTAAAATACAAAGATGATAAAGAAGTTCCTGCACAAATATTGATGCCCAATGCTTTTGAATTTGATTATACAACTATAAGCGATTATTATTATAGCCAGATGTGGGATATAAAAGACCCCAAAGAATTAATAAAAAACTGTAATTATGAAATAATGCTTAGCGATTTTTTGGCGGCAGGACTTGATTATAAAGATAGAACAACACTTTTAAATAATTGGCTTTATACTGCATTACAGCTTTTTAATAATTGTACAGCGGTATACAATGAGCAAAGCGGCAAACTCCTTCTTCCAGAACAAATACTCAATAATAATTATCCTAAAGATTTCAGATTTTTACTTTCTGGATTAAATATAAGACTTTTTAATGTAGAAAACTCTAATGATCTTATAGTTGATACTTTAGGAATGTATGCAATAGGTCTACCTGATATACAATATCATTTTCATGATCTAAATCCTAATGATATAATATCACATGCTTTAAATATAGCTGCTTATATATTTGATAAAGGCGATATTATAAAAAGCGGAGATACCATACAAAGCATATTTGAAAATGTACAATGGAAATGTCAGTATGAAAAATCTCTTCTAAAACCGCATAGAGAAATTTTGGATATTAATATGCTTGAATATGCTTCAGGAAAAAGACAGAATTAATTATTAAAGTGAAAATATCTATATAATTTAACAAAAATAAACAAAATTACAATATTATAAGCATATCATGACAATATAAAATACCATATAGTAGTATTATACTATTTAGATTCTATAAATATATACAAAAAAATCACATATATGTCATAATAATATTGAATTTGAATATATTTTTTCCTATACTATAAGAATATCATTTGAATTTTTATTGTATAAACGGAGGTATATAATGAGTGAAGATGTTTCTCTATTGACTAAAGAAGATATTGCTGACGAAATAAAATCATTAGTTGAAAAGTGGAAAAATTCTGAAGGAAATCTTATTATGATTTGTCATGGCATTCAAAAGCATTATGGTTATGTTCCTAGAAATGTTGCAAAATATGTATCAGAAGAAGTAAATATACCGCTTGCCAGAATTTATGAAATTCTCACATTTTATAACTATTTCTCACTAGAACCGCCTGCTGAAAATAGTATATCAGTATGTATGGGTACAGCATGTTATTTAAAGGGAGGAGGTCAGCTAGTAGAAGAAATAAAGAAAAAATTGAATCTCAAAGGGGATCAAAAATACTCTGCCGATAGAAAATACAAACTTGAAGAAGTTAGATGTATAGGCTGCTGCGGTTTAGCACCTGTAATAACATTCAATGAAGAGGTTTCAGGAAGAGTTGTAGTAGAAGATATAGCCAAATTCATTAAAAATGATGAAGCTAAAAAAGAGTAAAATGGAGTATAAAAATGGCAGAAAAATTAGATAGAAAAAAATTAGAAGAATATAGAATTAATAAAGCTAAAGAAATAGAATTGAGAAAAGGTACAGAATCATCTGAACCTAATAAATATCATATACTTGTATGCGGAGGTACTGCATGCGAATCAAATAAAAGTGATGAAATAGTAAAATTATTAAAAGAGTATGCAGAAAAAAATGGTATAGGAGATCAAGTATTAGTTGTAAAAACAGGCTGCTTTGGTTTTTGCAGTCAGGGACCTGTTGTAAAAATTATGCCAGGCCGAGTTTTTTATACCCATGTAGGACCTGAACATGCTCAGGATATTATAGAAAAACATATAATGAAAGGTGAATTATTATTAAGAATACTATATAAAGAACAAAGAGAGCATAGAGATTTTTCAAAAGAGATTAACTTCTATCAGAAACAAAGAAGAATAGTATTAAAAAACTGCGGTATAATAGATCCGGAAAATATAGATGAATATATAGGAAATGACGGTTATAAAGCCTTATCTAAAGTATTATTTGAAATGACTCCTGATGATGTAATACATGAAATGCAGATTTCAGGACTTAGGGGACGAGGCGGAGCAGGATTTCCTACTTGGAAAAAATGGAGCTTTACAAAAGAAGTTGAATCAGATCAAAAATATATAGTATGCAATGCTGATGAAGGAGATCCCGGTGCTTATATGGATAGAAGTATACTTGAAGGGGACCCTCATTCTGTAATAGAAGCCATGACTATAGCAGCCTATACTATAGGAGCGAATAAAGGCTACTTATATATAAGAGCTGAATACGGTCTTGCTGTTGATAGGGTGCAAATAGCTTTAAAACAGGCTTATGATTATGGTTTATTAGGAAAGAAAATTTTAGGAAGTGATTTCTCATTTGATTTGGACATAAGACTCGGAGCTGGTGCTTTTGTATGCGGTGAAGAAACTGCTCTTATAGCTTCTATAGAAGGAAATAGAGGAACACCAAGACCAAGACCTCCTTTTCCTGCTATAAAAGGACTTTTTGAAAAACCTACAGTTATTAACAATGTTGAAACTTTTGCAAATGTTACTGCCATTATTAATCATGGCGGTAATTGGTTCTCTTCTATTGGTACAGAAAATTCAAAAGGAACTAAAGTATTCGCTTTAACAGGCAATGTTAATGTATCTGGACTTGTAGAAGTGCCTATGGGAACGACTATAAGAGAAATAGTATTCGATATAGGAGGAGGAATACCTAATGACAAGTTTGTTAAAGGTGTTCAGACAGGAGGACCTTCAGGAGGTATAATACCAGAATCGTTATTCGGCACTCATATAGATTTTGATAATTTAGTAGCATTAGGTTCTATGATGGGATCCGGCGGTATGATAGTAATAGATGAAGATACTAGTATGGTTGATTTCTCTAAATTCTATCTTGGATTTTGT contains:
- a CDS encoding chorismate mutase; translated protein: MLNDELQELRKEIDRIDKQIVNLIDERMKISLKVGETKKKYDAPIFDPKREKEVIEKKIELLENKELSGLITTIYNDIMYTSKQLQKHLIDEYNSSGDKIDDNKKKIKYDEKVVYQGREGGNGHEAALKFFGENAKLVKKEHFDDVLESIRSGECYYGVLPLENSSTGMVNEVLDILADYNCKIVGEVYLPIEYGLMAKKGTSIKDIKKVISHHQALKQCSNFIKENNFKELTASNTAEAAFIVSNGDDKTMASISNKHSCKIYDLEMLEENIENIKGNTTRFIIVANYDNALTTGNKMTIRFLLPHEEGSLADSLEKLKSFNLTSIVSRPHVERKWQYYFYIDMTGDFKKNESKFEEFRKSVENLIILGVYNE
- a CDS encoding helix-turn-helix domain-containing protein, which produces MARRDENNNIDINAKRDINHSDLHYFIKSKKYTLPKYSFILRSKKRLMSIGEFLKLLEENNIKNMSINLLREWDNKEILPAYRVEKGMVRTESRYYIIEHLDIVREIVKLKSYGLEIREIENIIFENKSFEILFLSKIIKNKELFMKMKDIVKNIHHIEDKLVSSICTEVKKIFNINDADFKDTFNDKYLNTILNDYKKSNLNTDEARILLLSLILLSLYNSYDNNCFDRKKFSKQFYSIISENKNHT
- a CDS encoding DUF4261 domain-containing protein, translating into MKDKKEVNTNTNHKSINHDEANFSHVYFYKLLFEEKPKLPNIELVKQKIKKFYDDIEVISSEDGIYSIAINDLKVKYKDDKEVPAQILMPNAFEFDYTTISDYYYSQMWDIKDPKELIKNCNYEIMLSDFLAAGLDYKDRTTLLNNWLYTALQLFNNCTAVYNEQSGKLLLPEQILNNNYPKDFRFLLSGLNIRLFNVENSNDLIVDTLGMYAIGLPDIQYHFHDLNPNDIISHALNIAAYIFDKGDIIKSGDTIQSIFENVQWKCQYEKSLLKPHREILDINMLEYASGKRQN
- a CDS encoding NADH-quinone oxidoreductase subunit NuoE family protein; its protein translation is MSEDVSLLTKEDIADEIKSLVEKWKNSEGNLIMICHGIQKHYGYVPRNVAKYVSEEVNIPLARIYEILTFYNYFSLEPPAENSISVCMGTACYLKGGGQLVEEIKKKLNLKGDQKYSADRKYKLEEVRCIGCCGLAPVITFNEEVSGRVVVEDIAKFIKNDEAKKE
- a CDS encoding NuoF family protein, which codes for MAEKLDRKKLEEYRINKAKEIELRKGTESSEPNKYHILVCGGTACESNKSDEIVKLLKEYAEKNGIGDQVLVVKTGCFGFCSQGPVVKIMPGRVFYTHVGPEHAQDIIEKHIMKGELLLRILYKEQREHRDFSKEINFYQKQRRIVLKNCGIIDPENIDEYIGNDGYKALSKVLFEMTPDDVIHEMQISGLRGRGGAGFPTWKKWSFTKEVESDQKYIVCNADEGDPGAYMDRSILEGDPHSVIEAMTIAAYTIGANKGYLYIRAEYGLAVDRVQIALKQAYDYGLLGKKILGSDFSFDLDIRLGAGAFVCGEETALIASIEGNRGTPRPRPPFPAIKGLFEKPTVINNVETFANVTAIINHGGNWFSSIGTENSKGTKVFALTGNVNVSGLVEVPMGTTIREIVFDIGGGIPNDKFVKGVQTGGPSGGIIPESLFGTHIDFDNLVALGSMMGSGGMIVIDEDTSMVDFSKFYLGFCVDESCGKCVPCRVGGMQMLKILEKFTKKRAKEEDIQKLKDIALTMRKASLCALGSTAPNPVMSTLKHFEEEYKAGIFTPPVPKKN